A genomic region of Methanothermobacter thermautotrophicus str. Delta H contains the following coding sequences:
- the fwdF gene encoding tungsten-dependent formylmethanofuran dehydrogenase subunit FwdF, protein MLVNERMGSERRTLNYNPDLCTGCGLCSETCPVNAIDRAPLLPIARGLIKMNRVSFNKEKCVLCGLCASVCIFGAIDLQKDGKSIRGADEYPFWDFKLEIDDEKCFLCGNCADACPRNALLTIRDLPERKSLVKGEINVSMEKCIYCGECAAMCPASAIEISWRDPDSSNMAIADGIRVDEDKCLYCGICKRICPVGAIRMSCLTCMYNEELKATVEGAVITIDERCAHCGWCMEICPANAITVKKPIRGTISQADERCRGESCHACVDVCPCNAISIINGTARIDEKFCVFCGACSSVCPDGLLSIERSELRIRNLKSVAWEHIIKTALQK, encoded by the coding sequence ATGTTGGTTAATGAAAGGATGGGTTCTGAAAGGAGGACATTGAATTACAATCCGGATCTATGCACGGGTTGTGGGTTATGTTCAGAGACATGCCCTGTGAACGCTATAGATAGAGCTCCTCTTCTCCCAATAGCGAGGGGTTTAATCAAAATGAACAGAGTGTCCTTCAACAAGGAGAAGTGTGTTCTATGTGGGTTATGTGCTTCAGTATGCATCTTCGGAGCCATAGATCTCCAGAAGGATGGTAAAAGCATAAGGGGCGCCGATGAATATCCGTTCTGGGACTTTAAACTTGAAATTGATGACGAAAAATGCTTTTTATGCGGTAATTGCGCCGATGCATGTCCAAGGAATGCACTCTTAACCATCAGGGATCTTCCTGAACGTAAATCCCTTGTAAAAGGGGAGATAAATGTATCAATGGAAAAATGCATCTATTGTGGTGAATGTGCAGCTATGTGTCCTGCATCAGCCATTGAAATAAGCTGGAGAGACCCGGATTCATCAAATATGGCGATAGCCGATGGAATCCGGGTGGATGAGGATAAATGTCTCTACTGTGGCATATGCAAAAGGATATGTCCTGTTGGCGCCATCCGTATGAGCTGTCTGACATGCATGTATAATGAGGAACTGAAGGCCACTGTTGAGGGTGCTGTCATAACAATTGATGAAAGATGTGCTCACTGTGGTTGGTGTATGGAAATATGCCCGGCAAATGCGATCACCGTTAAAAAACCCATCAGAGGAACCATAAGCCAGGCAGATGAGCGATGCAGGGGTGAGTCATGCCACGCGTGTGTGGATGTTTGTCCCTGTAATGCAATCAGTATAATAAATGGTACTGCCCGGATCGATGAGAAATTCTGCGTATTCTGCGGAGCATGCTCCAGTGTCTGTCCCGATGGACTCCTCTCTATTGAAAGGTCTGAACTAAGGATCAGGAATCTAAAGTCAGTGGCATGGGAACACATCATAAAGACGGCACTCCAGAAATAA
- a CDS encoding formylmethanofuran dehydrogenase subunit C, with protein sequence MGFVLVPKSDFQIPLEADTIRPDLFEGLDLDEIRSLQVYEGNIKRPLGEFFEIAETPHADQLIRIDGDVSRVKYIGSGMKSGKIIINGDVGLQLGCEMKGGEIEVNGNVSSWIGMEMHGGTIKINGNAGDYVGCAYRGEWRGMKGGKIIIQGNAGNNIGGGMMAGEIYIGGDAGNFCGIRMNGGEITVRGDAGRAPGAEMVSGIIKIHGRISSLLPGFKEISTFKEDGSLMILFKGDLSEKNPEGNLYINYNKNLHILENETDEGRVITKKGIKVIYNSGSTIREGQIIKGGNKLTDDYIDECARCCISPEDYKLLGEPENVVVSSHGNEVVLRAVEDPGIQMGTIFIPRGIWANVLTPPYTESTGSPMYKGVPVYLRKASQGERILSAEELVEEYGVGK encoded by the coding sequence ATGGGATTTGTGTTGGTACCAAAATCAGATTTCCAGATACCTCTGGAAGCAGATACCATAAGACCCGATCTGTTTGAAGGGCTGGATCTTGATGAAATTCGTTCCCTTCAGGTATACGAAGGGAACATCAAAAGACCCCTAGGCGAATTTTTTGAGATAGCGGAGACACCCCATGCAGATCAGTTAATACGGATCGATGGTGATGTCAGCAGGGTGAAGTATATCGGTTCAGGGATGAAATCCGGAAAAATCATCATAAACGGCGATGTTGGACTCCAGCTTGGCTGTGAAATGAAAGGCGGTGAAATAGAGGTAAATGGAAATGTTTCTTCATGGATCGGCATGGAAATGCATGGTGGCACCATAAAAATTAATGGAAACGCGGGGGATTATGTTGGCTGCGCATATAGGGGAGAGTGGCGTGGCATGAAAGGAGGTAAAATCATTATACAGGGTAATGCAGGGAACAATATTGGGGGTGGTATGATGGCCGGAGAAATTTATATAGGTGGAGATGCAGGTAATTTCTGCGGCATCCGAATGAATGGGGGTGAAATAACAGTACGCGGGGATGCTGGAAGGGCCCCCGGGGCAGAGATGGTATCAGGTATCATCAAAATTCATGGCCGAATCTCCTCTCTCCTCCCGGGATTCAAGGAGATCTCAACATTCAAAGAAGATGGATCCCTTATGATCCTATTCAAAGGAGATCTATCCGAAAAAAATCCGGAGGGTAATCTATACATCAATTATAATAAGAACCTTCACATTCTAGAGAATGAGACCGATGAAGGGAGAGTCATCACAAAAAAGGGAATTAAAGTAATCTACAACAGTGGAAGTACAATACGTGAAGGTCAGATAATAAAGGGAGGCAATAAACTCACAGATGATTATATAGATGAATGTGCACGCTGCTGTATTAGTCCTGAAGACTATAAGCTCCTAGGTGAACCCGAAAATGTTGTAGTATCCTCACATGGAAATGAAGTTGTTCTGAGAGCTGTTGAGGACCCTGGAATCCAGATGGGAACAATATTCATACCCAGAGGTATATGGGCCAATGTGCTAACGCCACCGTATACCGAGTCAACCGGTTCCCCAATGTATAAAGGAGTGCCGGTTTATCTTAGAAAGGCTTCACAAGGTGAAAGGATCCTGAGTGCCGAGGAACTTGTAGAGGAATACGGGGTGGGAAAATGA
- a CDS encoding Rossmann-like domain-containing protein, whose product MILDDILDEIENMPEIRVRDVAIGRSWTAVWSSSCGIASNNGFIRDFEIPEMTHELLELSRSWDPFYSSLGIATVNSVIEGGGKRCNAFDILMEECRNRKIAMVGEFPRRYTDRIRTVSDEFYILEINPFKVNPKRGVFPETAAEQIIPRVDVLAVTGSTLVNHSTERYLALAELDAFVAIIGPTTPMTDVFFEYGVDMIAGVEITDPVNILKKIRFNEGMLHEKDGGIIYRVMEA is encoded by the coding sequence ATGATACTTGATGATATACTGGATGAGATTGAGAACATGCCTGAAATCAGAGTAAGGGATGTGGCCATAGGCAGATCATGGACGGCTGTTTGGAGCAGCTCCTGCGGTATAGCCAGTAATAATGGATTCATCAGAGATTTTGAAATTCCAGAGATGACTCATGAATTACTTGAACTTTCAAGGTCATGGGACCCATTTTATTCCAGCCTGGGAATTGCTACTGTTAACTCAGTGATCGAGGGAGGTGGTAAACGATGCAATGCATTTGATATACTGATGGAGGAATGCCGAAATCGAAAAATCGCTATGGTGGGTGAATTCCCACGCCGCTACACTGACAGGATAAGGACGGTTTCGGACGAGTTCTATATTCTGGAGATCAATCCATTTAAGGTCAATCCTAAAAGGGGTGTTTTTCCTGAAACAGCGGCTGAACAGATTATCCCCCGGGTTGATGTACTTGCAGTGACTGGCAGCACACTGGTCAATCACAGCACAGAACGTTACCTTGCACTGGCAGAACTTGATGCTTTTGTGGCTATCATAGGACCCACAACGCCAATGACAGATGTTTTTTTTGAATACGGGGTTGATATGATTGCAGGGGTTGAAATAACTGATCCTGTTAATATTCTAAAGAAAATAAGGTTCAATGAGGGCATGTTACATGAAAAAGATGGAGGAATAATCTACAGGGTAATGGAGGCCTGA
- a CDS encoding FmdE family protein, whose translation MGQVREYLDLIKNFSGFASPGSVIGAHMLLIARKVLDFEVDEEIYVTCETTNCLPDAFQAICKSTIGNGRLNILDTGKMAVIINRKGMPGETVQALRIILDPEKTVNYPIIHEWYMNTRKVSAEEVNPELIRAGENLYSWYFVDVIVPEKEKKIIEICNLCNEPFIKRNELDLCPACLKR comes from the coding sequence GTGGGGCAGGTCAGAGAATACCTTGATTTAATAAAAAATTTCAGTGGGTTCGCAAGCCCGGGCAGTGTCATAGGAGCTCATATGTTACTAATAGCCCGGAAGGTCCTTGATTTTGAAGTCGATGAAGAAATTTATGTTACATGTGAAACGACAAACTGTTTACCCGACGCATTCCAGGCCATATGCAAATCAACAATAGGAAATGGGAGACTGAATATCCTGGACACTGGAAAAATGGCTGTCATCATCAACAGAAAGGGTATGCCTGGAGAAACAGTCCAGGCTCTTAGAATAATACTGGATCCTGAAAAGACCGTCAATTACCCGATCATACATGAATGGTACATGAACACCCGCAAGGTATCCGCAGAAGAAGTGAATCCAGAACTCATAAGAGCCGGTGAGAATCTATATTCCTGGTATTTTGTTGATGTGATCGTCCCGGAAAAAGAAAAGAAGATAATTGAAATCTGTAATCTTTGCAACGAACCTTTCATAAAAAGAAACGAGCTGGATCTCTGTCCAGCTTGTCTGAAAAGATAA
- a CDS encoding formylmethanofuran dehydrogenase subunit B: protein MSVYKNVTCPVCGGSCDDIEVLYDGKTIKTRNACRMGNAKFQEMVSSHRILRPQIKTESGFRSAEWDEALDAAAEILTESKRPTLFMGSEMSTEAMAAGLELGEYLNAMVDSNATICHGPTLMGIQEAGQSAATAGEIKNRADVIIYWGTNVMDSMPRHMSRYSIFMRGFFRERGKKDRTVISVDPRETATTKASDIHLQLKPNSDYELFSALLTVIRGNEPHRSIESITGISVETIKEVADIMLNAQFGAIYGGLGLASSEGKHRNVEMVLKLVAALNEHTKFTIGAIRGHCNVAGFNQVASWEYGFPFGVDFTRGYPRYNPGETTIVDLLQRKESDAVLVICSDLGAHLPKECVEYMKEIPVICIDIAPCPTTLVSDVVIPGVIDAMESSGTFYRFDNVPIHHKAFTTSPFPETESNEHTLRQILERVKSIKGE, encoded by the coding sequence ATGAGCGTCTATAAAAATGTGACATGTCCCGTCTGCGGAGGGTCTTGTGATGACATAGAGGTTCTCTATGATGGGAAAACAATAAAAACAAGGAATGCTTGCAGGATGGGGAATGCAAAGTTTCAGGAGATGGTCAGCTCCCACAGAATACTTAGACCCCAGATTAAAACTGAAAGTGGTTTCAGATCCGCAGAATGGGATGAAGCCCTTGACGCTGCAGCAGAGATACTTACAGAGTCAAAAAGACCAACCCTATTCATGGGTAGTGAGATGTCAACTGAAGCCATGGCTGCAGGTCTTGAACTTGGTGAGTATCTAAATGCCATGGTGGATTCAAATGCAACCATATGTCATGGCCCCACATTAATGGGAATCCAGGAAGCTGGACAGAGCGCTGCTACGGCAGGTGAGATAAAGAATAGAGCTGACGTCATCATTTATTGGGGTACAAATGTTATGGACTCCATGCCTCGCCACATGTCACGTTACAGCATATTCATGCGCGGATTTTTCAGAGAACGTGGTAAAAAAGATAGGACTGTCATCTCCGTGGATCCCCGTGAAACAGCAACAACTAAAGCCTCCGATATCCATCTGCAGCTGAAACCAAACTCAGATTATGAACTCTTTTCAGCACTGCTTACAGTTATAAGGGGCAATGAACCGCACAGGAGTATTGAGAGTATAACCGGGATATCAGTTGAAACCATAAAGGAAGTCGCAGACATAATGCTGAATGCGCAGTTTGGAGCCATCTATGGGGGTCTTGGACTTGCATCATCAGAAGGTAAGCATAGAAACGTTGAGATGGTTCTCAAACTGGTAGCTGCACTTAATGAACACACCAAATTTACAATAGGAGCCATAAGAGGTCATTGTAATGTCGCAGGATTTAATCAGGTGGCTTCATGGGAATATGGTTTCCCCTTTGGTGTTGATTTTACAAGGGGTTATCCACGCTACAACCCCGGAGAAACAACTATAGTCGATCTTCTCCAGAGAAAAGAATCCGATGCAGTCCTCGTTATATGTTCAGATCTTGGAGCTCACCTCCCCAAAGAATGCGTTGAGTATATGAAAGAGATTCCTGTAATATGCATAGATATTGCCCCATGTCCAACAACACTTGTATCCGATGTTGTGATCCCTGGAGTTATTGATGCTATGGAGTCCAGCGGCACCTTCTACCGCTTTGACAATGTTCCCATCCACCATAAGGCATTCACAACATCACCATTCCCTGAAACAGAGAGCAACGAACATACTCTTAGACAGATCCTTGAGAGGGTTAAATCAATTAAAGGCGAATAA
- a CDS encoding RIO1 family regulatory kinase/ATPase, with the protein MMIHGFKRLESKRNHVYLIQSGTESFIVKVHKTSEKSYLESENVKLLRDKGVRVPRILGVSENILIEEFIEGKTIGELISRADTKWAESLGKWFSEIHSIKKQSKTLLKGDCNLKNFIFTEKEIFGLDFEYMYYGNPYNDLGKLCFFIMDSNSQMSMNDKKHLIKRFLSAYEDHSKTVVNPKIVAEYMEIEKKRALIRRERHTPKWL; encoded by the coding sequence ATGATGATTCATGGATTTAAAAGACTTGAAAGTAAGAGAAACCATGTATACTTAATCCAATCAGGTACAGAAAGTTTCATAGTCAAAGTACACAAAACCAGCGAAAAATCTTACCTCGAATCAGAAAATGTGAAACTACTGAGGGATAAAGGAGTCAGAGTGCCTAGAATACTTGGTGTCTCCGAAAATATCCTGATTGAGGAGTTCATCGAGGGAAAAACCATCGGAGAACTGATATCTAGGGCAGACACAAAATGGGCAGAAAGCCTTGGAAAGTGGTTCTCAGAAATTCACAGTATAAAAAAACAGTCCAAGACCCTTTTAAAGGGTGACTGCAATCTTAAAAACTTCATATTCACAGAAAAAGAGATTTTTGGGCTTGATTTTGAATATATGTACTATGGGAATCCTTATAATGATCTTGGAAAACTATGCTTCTTCATAATGGATAGTAACTCACAGATGTCCATGAATGACAAAAAACACCTTATAAAAAGGTTTCTGAGTGCCTATGAAGATCACTCAAAAACTGTTGTAAATCCAAAAATTGTGGCTGAATACATGGAAATCGAGAAGAAACGGGCCCTGATAAGAAGGGAACGTCATACTCCTAAATGGTTATAA
- a CDS encoding ABC transporter permease gives MSIFRGTCRFFAVIFVAAFFIICISLWTVSSPQSILDSFRSADMIHSVKLSLLTSTITTLIVMLSALLIAYSLSEDSFRGKSIVKTVLDIPIALPEILIGIMLLIFLGNTPLNYMMDGLGIQIVFTDLGVICAQFFVSLPYTVRICYSTFCNIDRRLKFVSRSLGYTEFETFRNIMIPLSRDGILAATIITFSRCIGCFGAVLIVAGGTYQKTDTLPISLYLNLSYGNVEMAVASGIFLMIISFITIFFLEKMGAYGNEFSGYR, from the coding sequence GTGAGTATTTTCAGAGGTACTTGCAGATTCTTTGCGGTCATCTTTGTGGCCGCATTTTTTATAATATGTATTTCACTCTGGACAGTATCCTCTCCGCAATCCATCCTGGATTCATTCAGAAGTGCTGATATGATCCACTCAGTGAAATTATCTCTTTTAACATCCACTATAACAACACTGATTGTGATGTTATCTGCGCTGCTCATTGCTTATTCACTATCAGAGGACTCCTTCAGAGGGAAATCCATTGTTAAAACAGTGCTGGATATTCCTATAGCATTACCTGAAATTCTTATAGGTATAATGCTTCTCATATTTCTTGGAAACACCCCTCTAAATTATATGATGGATGGACTCGGTATTCAGATAGTCTTCACGGATCTTGGAGTCATCTGTGCACAGTTCTTTGTCTCTTTACCGTATACGGTCAGAATATGTTACTCAACATTCTGTAACATCGATAGGAGACTCAAATTTGTTTCCCGTTCCCTTGGATATACAGAATTTGAGACGTTCAGAAATATCATGATCCCTTTATCCAGGGATGGAATATTAGCTGCAACAATAATTACCTTTTCAAGGTGCATAGGCTGCTTTGGAGCGGTACTGATAGTTGCCGGAGGTACCTATCAGAAAACAGATACTCTCCCTATATCTCTGTATCTTAATTTATCCTATGGAAACGTGGAGATGGCTGTGGCATCCGGTATCTTCCTTATGATAATTTCATTCATAACAATATTTTTCCTTGAAAAAATGGGGGCTTATGGGAATGAGTTTTCTGGATATAGATAA
- the tfx gene encoding DNA-binding protein Tfx — MSKKTFLTERQKTVLEMRERGWSQKKIARELKTTRQNVSAIERKAMENIEKSRNTLDFVKSLKSPVRILCRRGDTLDEIIKRLLEESNKEGIHVIHDSITLAFLIREKASHRIVHRVVKSDFEIGVTRDGEIIVDLNS, encoded by the coding sequence CTGAGTAAAAAAACTTTCCTAACCGAAAGACAGAAAACCGTTCTTGAAATGAGGGAGAGGGGATGGTCCCAGAAGAAGATTGCAAGGGAATTGAAGACCACAAGACAGAACGTGTCAGCAATAGAAAGAAAGGCCATGGAGAACATAGAGAAATCCCGGAACACTCTAGATTTTGTTAAATCCCTAAAATCACCTGTAAGAATACTTTGCAGACGCGGGGATACCCTTGATGAAATTATAAAGAGATTATTGGAAGAATCAAATAAAGAGGGCATACATGTAATACATGACTCAATTACACTCGCATTTCTGATAAGGGAAAAGGCCAGCCACAGGATCGTTCACAGGGTTGTTAAAAGCGATTTTGAGATAGGAGTGACAAGGGACGGAGAAATTATCGTCGATCTAAATTCCTAG
- the modA gene encoding molybdate ABC transporter substrate-binding protein encodes MDKKIMAFVIGLLILSAVTGAYLITGNSKTMKGSEITVLAGAGLMKPMNEIITNFEKKTGKKVNVQYGGSGELLATLMTSKKGDVLITGEYTTMDKAKEKGYIINDTIVNVTSHKPVIAVKRGNPKNITSLKDLGKENVRVAIGDPKACAIGKVAQKMLDKEGVNINENLVAKTPTVNQLLTYILSGQVDAVIIWEDMLTWNNSKSKLEMIEIEGAKNQTIPAAVTSISGNVETSKEFVEYIKSDEARVIWEKWGFKVIF; translated from the coding sequence ATGGATAAGAAGATAATGGCGTTTGTAATAGGGTTGCTGATCCTTTCAGCGGTTACAGGAGCGTATCTTATCACAGGAAATTCAAAGACTATGAAGGGATCAGAGATCACAGTCCTTGCAGGGGCAGGGCTCATGAAACCAATGAATGAGATAATAACTAATTTTGAGAAAAAGACAGGAAAAAAGGTTAATGTTCAGTATGGGGGTTCAGGAGAACTTCTTGCAACACTGATGACATCAAAAAAGGGCGATGTACTCATAACAGGCGAATATACGACAATGGACAAGGCAAAAGAAAAGGGTTACATAATCAATGATACCATTGTGAATGTGACCTCACATAAACCCGTCATAGCCGTTAAAAGGGGAAATCCGAAGAACATAACCTCCCTTAAAGATCTGGGTAAAGAAAACGTGAGAGTTGCGATAGGAGATCCCAAGGCATGCGCGATAGGCAAAGTCGCCCAGAAAATGCTTGATAAAGAGGGCGTAAATATAAATGAAAATTTAGTTGCGAAGACTCCGACAGTTAATCAGCTCTTAACATACATCCTCTCAGGACAGGTAGATGCAGTTATAATATGGGAGGACATGTTGACATGGAACAACAGTAAATCAAAGCTGGAAATGATTGAAATCGAGGGAGCAAAGAACCAGACAATACCCGCAGCGGTCACTTCAATTTCAGGAAACGTTGAAACATCAAAAGAATTCGTTGAATACATTAAATCAGATGAGGCCAGGGTTATATGGGAAAAATGGGGGTTCAAAGTCATTTTCTGA
- a CDS encoding Rossmann-like domain-containing protein, with translation MLGYDRVALLGFQPAFVRKLHETFGDRLRVTDLNPGNKGKKYGVDVFDAKKCNKKIIQNSDVLVVTGSTVANGTFEDIMAMASDKRVIFYGTTIAGLAALMGVERFCPLSE, from the coding sequence TTGCTGGGATATGACAGAGTTGCTTTGCTTGGGTTTCAACCGGCGTTTGTAAGGAAACTTCACGAGACATTTGGAGACAGATTGCGGGTTACAGATCTGAATCCTGGAAATAAGGGCAAAAAATATGGTGTAGATGTATTTGATGCAAAAAAATGCAATAAGAAGATAATTCAGAATTCTGATGTTTTAGTGGTAACCGGTTCTACTGTAGCTAACGGTACATTTGAAGATATCATGGCCATGGCATCAGATAAAAGAGTAATATTTTATGGAACAACGATAGCAGGGTTAGCAGCACTGATGGGGGTTGAACGGTTTTGTCCATTGAGCGAGTGA
- a CDS encoding ATP-binding protein — protein MIVINREKCSGVENCAGKGLCILICEKDAIIEDNGFPLVINDKCDNCRLCISNCPNGAISEVDTDVG, from the coding sequence ATGATAGTCATCAATAGGGAGAAATGTAGCGGTGTTGAAAACTGCGCGGGAAAAGGCCTCTGCATTCTCATCTGTGAAAAGGATGCAATAATTGAGGACAACGGGTTTCCCCTTGTGATAAATGATAAATGTGATAATTGTAGGCTTTGCATCTCTAACTGTCCAAACGGCGCTATTTCTGAGGTAGATACTGATGTTGGTTAA
- a CDS encoding ATP-binding cassette domain-containing protein has protein sequence MSFLDIDNLEIDLGEFVVRVDELHLSRGDYLVIIGPTGSGKSIFLETIMGFFEPISGTISLDGADLTTLPPEERDVSIVYQDHCLFPHMTVEENIAYGLRKQTEMKENIHRQVHEIAAMMGIDHVLNRYPGTLSGGELQRASIARAIIVNPRLLLMDEPFSALDQRTKISLRKLIADIRDNFETTVIHVTHDLDDIWWLSNKVAVMNHGKIIQMGKKEEVINKPSPYFVADFLGANILEGTVKGQVNGLTSVNVNSNIFRTVDCGEGSVILSIRPENIMIAADPFMASAQNIFKGTVEDIIETSRIVYVNLRIGDIVLTSAVTPGAVTELGIRTGEEFQVLIKATNVRIIGEKNKNG, from the coding sequence ATGAGTTTTCTGGATATAGATAATTTAGAAATCGACCTTGGCGAATTTGTAGTCAGGGTAGATGAACTCCACCTTTCGAGGGGAGATTATCTTGTTATAATCGGCCCGACTGGTAGTGGTAAGTCTATCTTTCTTGAGACCATCATGGGATTCTTTGAACCGATTTCGGGGACGATATCTCTTGATGGGGCGGATCTAACCACCCTCCCACCTGAGGAACGTGATGTTAGCATAGTATATCAGGACCACTGTCTCTTCCCTCACATGACCGTGGAGGAGAATATAGCCTACGGCCTTCGTAAGCAGACAGAGATGAAGGAAAATATTCACAGACAAGTCCATGAAATCGCAGCTATGATGGGTATAGATCACGTACTGAATAGATACCCTGGAACCCTCAGTGGAGGTGAGCTCCAGAGGGCATCGATAGCAAGGGCAATCATAGTGAATCCCCGATTGCTATTGATGGATGAACCATTCAGTGCCCTTGACCAGAGAACAAAGATATCCCTAAGAAAACTTATCGCAGATATCAGGGATAATTTTGAAACCACTGTGATCCATGTTACACATGACCTTGATGATATATGGTGGCTTTCAAATAAGGTGGCGGTGATGAATCATGGAAAAATCATTCAGATGGGTAAAAAGGAGGAAGTCATCAATAAACCATCGCCCTACTTTGTTGCAGATTTTCTGGGTGCTAATATACTTGAAGGGACTGTTAAAGGCCAGGTGAATGGGCTCACCTCTGTAAATGTTAATTCAAATATCTTCAGGACAGTTGACTGCGGGGAGGGGTCTGTGATACTTTCCATCAGACCAGAAAATATAATGATAGCAGCTGATCCGTTTATGGCATCTGCACAGAATATCTTCAAGGGTACAGTTGAAGACATTATAGAAACTTCAAGGATTGTTTATGTAAACTTGAGGATAGGGGATATAGTTCTGACCTCGGCTGTAACTCCAGGCGCAGTCACTGAGCTTGGTATAAGAACGGGCGAAGAGTTTCAAGTTCTGATTAAAGCCACGAATGTCCGTATCATAGGAGAAAAAAATAAAAATGGTTAG